Proteins encoded within one genomic window of uncultured Draconibacterium sp.:
- a CDS encoding succinate dehydrogenase cytochrome b subunit — MSRFLTASIGRKFVMSLSGLFLVAFIAVHLGLNLLLIFDNSGELFNEGAHFMATNPLIKVMEPILGLGFLIHIVWSFFLEYQNWKARPVKYAKKNMSGASSWASRNMLILGGLVLVFLVLHIMDFFWVIKFKPEEIEQLAKGDYDLVAGLFKTSIFACILYIVGGVLLGIHLSHGFWSAFQTLGLNNKHWLNRWKVIGTIYAILVAVGFAVIPLYFMLGLYK; from the coding sequence ATGAGCAGATTTTTAACGGCCTCAATTGGAAGAAAATTTGTGATGAGTCTGTCGGGATTATTCCTGGTAGCTTTTATTGCAGTCCACTTGGGTCTCAACTTATTACTGATCTTTGATAACAGTGGTGAATTGTTCAACGAGGGAGCTCACTTTATGGCTACTAATCCGCTAATTAAAGTAATGGAGCCCATCCTCGGATTAGGTTTTCTAATTCACATTGTTTGGTCTTTTTTCCTTGAATATCAAAACTGGAAAGCACGCCCGGTAAAGTATGCGAAAAAGAACATGAGTGGAGCAAGCTCGTGGGCATCGCGTAATATGCTGATTTTAGGTGGTTTGGTATTGGTATTTCTTGTATTACACATCATGGATTTTTTCTGGGTTATTAAATTTAAACCGGAAGAAATAGAGCAGTTGGCTAAAGGCGATTACGATTTAGTGGCAGGACTTTTTAAAACAAGTATTTTTGCCTGTATCTTATACATCGTTGGAGGTGTTCTATTAGGAATTCACCTGTCACATGGTTTCTGGTCGGCTTTCCAAACTTTAGGTTTAAACAACAAACATTGGTTAAATCGCTGGAAAGTAATTGGTACAATTTACGCAATTCTTGTTGCTGTGGGTTTCGCCGTTATTCCACTTTATTTCATGTTAGGATTGTATAAATAA
- a CDS encoding translocation/assembly module TamB domain-containing protein: MRELIKYTAIVLAGFILLITGLLLLTQTSFFREKLKSRVVKLVEEQLDLTFNIEELDGNFYNNILLRNVELRDKDSLLASFSGLEVDYKLWPLLSNTIRIDSVVLREPYVNLWQKADSTWNFSTILPETEPSTSSDKPFNYTIEAGQFAIRDGKIDIASPVNGIPSEINDINLFAGGKYSAAETLIRLNSFRFKSKDPSIELKKLSGKLELNDSGIEVDSLLLVANNSGINFQGAYFSPENMTGIISEGTIDKNDLALFVPSFKMLCSPLINADVTVSNDSLNASVVLQNGEEQISANLSLQPFSKLQLNDGSVPYQAYVKLDQVNVGNWVDLGVEKSYLNGEVNLNGENLKNFKSETLVKAKFENSSFEEVRIKTLDLAGTYMGDSLRADIVMQSDVGKAALKGKLNFVGEPEYDAEIVMEKFEISKMMPELGCTVLNGKVVAKGKGFDLEKLRANADISLAGSTVYEYPIESVNSFIHIDGSSVKIDTLQAFVPGAAVSGSGQFELDSMYLQSKLYGIINSLELIDSIVELPVAFDSILTEATVSGSVPSLKIDGMLDLFHAEGYSVNAETAHANYQVALISDSFKVAVQADVRNLKTGDIGLDTVLLDYRFAGEAMDVEAKVSWSDMLEAQLKSSIIVDDTISLTVPELEVNSKWADVYLVDPMTATLDQNQFLEVNNLTLKDRNLKDFMIAVDGNISASDTGNFEIKINDLDLSELNRFLGEEMVLGGKLNSHFRLYGRSTNPLIDGQLEITDPRYGNYELHSMRSDFTYANDKGSIELTIPDMGNSFYAGISAPFSLSLDSLQLGFHPPETYEGLFILDSIDITETVKSYAPHDSVRGLLDARIETQGTLDNPQFFGKLHVKDGMYSNKNFGIDYNEILAAVSFNGNEISIDTVLVKQKNGLISVDGELAFDSTIIKGNISSSSVEVDAKNFFLTRHRNYEVLIDANTFVRSENDKPEFGGMIKVLRSDLYLPALMKESKSDVEADAPMLVEALKESKDSVNSIATKAAKIKPQKESELLDQLTGRLQVEIPRNTWVRSTDIRAELSGELEIVKEGPSFEMFGNVKILRGYYMLYGRKLNLQESEVVFQGGEEFDPILNISAEYIYRGSDKEKRYLEMNITGNLTEPEITFYLDNVEITETDGISVLVFGATSDEIGYGGNNGLLNSIGSNALASMISSQLSKTIGTKFNLDMIEVTTTENWQSAAFVVGKYITNDIFVIYQRGFGEVNGDEITPETIIVEYEINEKLFLRLQSGSAKESGVDVILKFEQEKDKGLQKR; this comes from the coding sequence ATGAGGGAATTGATAAAATATACAGCAATCGTGCTAGCAGGATTTATACTGCTGATAACCGGTTTATTGCTGTTAACTCAAACTTCGTTTTTTAGAGAGAAATTGAAATCCCGGGTAGTTAAGTTGGTGGAAGAACAGTTGGACTTAACATTCAATATCGAAGAACTGGATGGTAATTTCTACAACAATATATTGCTGCGAAATGTAGAGCTACGCGATAAAGACTCGTTACTCGCGTCGTTTAGTGGTTTAGAAGTAGATTATAAATTGTGGCCTTTACTTTCAAATACAATCAGGATCGATTCAGTAGTTTTGCGTGAGCCTTATGTGAATCTGTGGCAAAAAGCCGACAGCACCTGGAATTTCAGTACTATTTTGCCGGAAACGGAGCCATCCACATCAAGCGACAAACCTTTTAATTATACAATAGAAGCGGGTCAGTTTGCCATTCGTGACGGAAAAATTGATATTGCCTCGCCTGTAAATGGGATTCCTTCGGAGATTAATGATATCAATTTGTTTGCCGGCGGAAAATACAGTGCGGCAGAAACTTTGATAAGACTGAACAGTTTTCGATTTAAAAGCAAAGATCCTTCTATCGAGTTAAAAAAACTGAGTGGAAAACTCGAATTAAACGACTCGGGAATAGAGGTTGACAGCTTGTTACTTGTTGCCAATAACTCCGGCATTAATTTTCAGGGAGCTTATTTTTCGCCCGAAAATATGACCGGGATAATTAGTGAGGGAACAATCGACAAAAACGATCTGGCCCTATTTGTTCCTTCTTTTAAAATGCTTTGTTCCCCATTGATAAATGCGGATGTGACCGTATCAAACGATTCGCTCAACGCCAGTGTTGTCTTGCAAAACGGGGAAGAACAGATCAGTGCAAATCTTTCGCTGCAACCATTTTCCAAATTGCAATTGAACGATGGAAGTGTTCCTTACCAGGCCTATGTAAAACTTGATCAGGTTAATGTTGGCAATTGGGTTGATTTGGGAGTTGAAAAATCATATTTAAACGGTGAAGTAAATCTTAACGGCGAAAATCTGAAGAATTTTAAATCGGAAACCCTTGTTAAAGCAAAATTTGAAAACTCATCGTTTGAGGAGGTGAGGATTAAGACTTTAGATCTTGCCGGAACATATATGGGCGATAGTTTGAGGGCAGATATAGTTATGCAATCGGATGTTGGTAAAGCGGCTTTAAAAGGTAAGTTGAATTTTGTTGGAGAGCCTGAATACGACGCTGAAATAGTGATGGAGAAATTTGAGATCAGCAAAATGATGCCGGAACTGGGTTGCACCGTGCTAAATGGAAAAGTTGTTGCAAAAGGCAAAGGTTTTGATCTTGAAAAGTTGCGGGCAAATGCTGATATTTCTCTTGCGGGCAGCACTGTTTATGAGTATCCGATAGAAAGTGTTAACTCGTTTATTCATATTGACGGGTCATCTGTTAAGATAGATACTTTACAGGCTTTTGTTCCGGGCGCTGCCGTTTCGGGTAGTGGACAGTTTGAGCTGGATTCAATGTATCTGCAATCAAAACTATACGGAATTATCAATTCCCTGGAACTTATCGATTCGATAGTCGAGTTGCCTGTTGCTTTCGATTCCATTTTAACGGAGGCAACCGTTTCAGGCTCTGTTCCCTCGTTAAAAATTGATGGAATGCTCGACCTGTTTCATGCTGAAGGTTATTCGGTGAACGCAGAGACTGCCCATGCAAATTATCAGGTTGCACTGATTAGTGATTCTTTTAAGGTTGCTGTGCAAGCCGATGTTCGCAATTTAAAAACGGGAGATATTGGATTAGACACCGTTTTGCTGGACTACCGTTTTGCGGGAGAAGCGATGGATGTGGAGGCAAAAGTTAGTTGGTCCGATATGTTGGAGGCACAGCTGAAAAGCTCTATTATTGTGGATGATACGATTTCGTTAACGGTTCCCGAATTGGAGGTAAATTCAAAATGGGCTGATGTTTACCTGGTAGATCCCATGACCGCAACACTCGATCAAAATCAGTTTCTGGAAGTAAATAATCTGACGTTGAAAGATCGGAATTTAAAAGATTTTATGATTGCCGTGGATGGAAATATATCGGCCAGCGACACCGGTAATTTTGAGATAAAAATAAATGACCTTGATTTAAGTGAACTGAATCGTTTTCTGGGCGAAGAAATGGTATTGGGTGGCAAGCTAAATTCACATTTCCGGCTTTATGGGCGATCTACTAATCCGTTAATTGATGGTCAGTTGGAAATAACTGATCCGCGTTATGGCAACTACGAACTTCATTCGATGCGTTCCGATTTTACTTATGCCAACGACAAAGGAAGTATTGAGTTGACGATTCCCGATATGGGGAACTCATTTTATGCAGGAATTAGTGCTCCTTTTTCACTTTCGCTTGACTCATTACAACTTGGATTTCATCCGCCTGAAACCTATGAGGGACTGTTTATTCTTGATTCGATTGACATTACTGAAACTGTTAAATCTTACGCGCCCCACGATAGTGTGCGAGGATTACTCGATGCAAGAATTGAAACACAGGGCACGCTTGATAATCCTCAGTTTTTCGGGAAACTACATGTGAAAGACGGAATGTACAGCAATAAAAATTTTGGGATTGATTACAACGAAATTCTTGCAGCAGTTAGTTTCAATGGCAATGAAATTAGTATCGACACTGTTTTGGTGAAACAAAAGAATGGCTTGATTTCGGTGGATGGCGAGTTGGCTTTCGATTCCACCATCATAAAAGGGAATATCAGCAGTTCATCGGTAGAGGTCGATGCCAAAAACTTTTTTCTAACGCGGCATCGCAATTACGAAGTACTGATAGATGCAAATACTTTTGTTAGGTCAGAAAACGACAAACCGGAATTTGGCGGAATGATAAAAGTGCTACGTTCTGATCTGTATTTGCCGGCTTTGATGAAGGAATCGAAAAGCGATGTTGAAGCCGATGCCCCAATGTTAGTGGAGGCCTTGAAAGAATCAAAAGATTCTGTCAATTCAATTGCAACAAAAGCCGCGAAGATAAAGCCCCAAAAAGAGTCGGAACTTCTTGACCAGCTGACTGGCCGGTTACAGGTAGAAATTCCACGAAACACATGGGTAAGAAGCACCGATATACGTGCTGAGCTAAGTGGCGAGCTTGAAATTGTAAAAGAAGGACCGAGTTTTGAAATGTTCGGGAATGTCAAAATTCTCAGGGGATATTATATGTTGTATGGCCGAAAGTTAAATCTTCAGGAGAGCGAAGTAGTATTCCAGGGAGGAGAAGAATTTGATCCGATTTTAAACATTTCAGCCGAATATATCTACCGTGGCAGCGACAAAGAAAAACGTTACCTCGAAATGAATATAACGGGTAATTTAACAGAGCCAGAGATCACGTTCTACCTCGACAATGTGGAAATTACAGAAACTGATGGAATCTCTGTACTTGTTTTTGGTGCTACGAGCGATGAGATCGGTTACGGAGGAAACAATGGTTTGCTGAACTCTATCGGTTCAAATGCACTGGCAAGTATGATCTCTTCTCAGTTAAGTAAAACCATTGGTACAAAATTTAATCTCGACATGATTGAGGTTACCACTACCGAAAACTGGCAAAGTGCAGCTTTCGTTGTGGGCAAATACATTACCAACGACATTTTTGTGATTTACCAAAGAGGTTTTGGAGAAGTAAATGGCGACGAGATTACTCCCGAAACGATCATTGTTGAGTACGAAATTAATGAGAAGCTGTTCTTGCGCCTGCAAAGTGGAAGTGCCAAAGAATCAGGAGTCGACGTGATTCTGAAGTTTGAGCAGGAAAAAGATAAGGGGCTGCAGAAACGATAA
- a CDS encoding BamA/TamA family outer membrane protein codes for MISKVKFQGNKHLQSSQLKDEIAIDGSSWFKRKILGKEPVYYSRSLYNEDITRLRIFYQKEGYLNVQFDQPELTVNKKNQVALTFFIREGDPVTISDISYRIDSTKKLDNVLHPKDKRKLLLQTQINTSKIFRDEAVMNDKQLIAETFFDYGYPYTLVEQRLDVDTVSNTTAVQWDIDRGKLAYIGATTINGNERVPSKNILRQVAYEEGEVWSKMKIDQTQKQIYSQGNYRVASIRTKMGEEQPDTIPLQIYIREAPRWSVRFGAGYGREDKLRAFTDVQYLGFLTHTGRLNLYAKRSGLEPYNVYLKFSQPSFLVPINTLTIHPFIMEQDEPGYKLQRMGASLTFLQNFSKELNTSIGLIYEDVEQDTSQYFGEFSAEYDESIYSKTGVVLGAIYNNSDPILDPVQGYSVSFNIKTNDITFGGNIPFYRILTEYKTYFGIQRGVVLALKGKIGGIKRTDNADFIPVEEKFFAGGSHSVRGWSRGDLGPHNEYGTPIGGNSLLEATTEFRFDIGRRLKFNLFMDAGNVWQKSFEYHITDLHYAAGAGLRIKTPMGPAGIDFARPVFDSDNKWQIHFNIGHSF; via the coding sequence ATGATAAGTAAAGTAAAGTTTCAGGGGAACAAACATTTGCAGAGCTCGCAACTAAAGGATGAAATAGCCATTGATGGAAGCTCGTGGTTTAAACGCAAGATTTTAGGGAAAGAACCGGTTTATTATTCCCGGAGCTTATACAACGAGGATATTACACGACTTCGGATATTTTATCAAAAAGAAGGTTATTTGAATGTGCAGTTTGATCAGCCTGAACTTACCGTCAATAAAAAGAATCAGGTAGCATTAACCTTTTTTATTCGCGAAGGTGATCCAGTAACCATTTCCGATATTTCGTATCGGATTGACAGCACAAAAAAACTGGACAATGTTTTGCACCCAAAAGACAAGCGTAAACTTTTACTGCAAACACAGATAAACACATCTAAGATATTTCGTGATGAGGCGGTGATGAATGATAAACAGTTAATCGCCGAAACATTTTTTGATTACGGTTATCCGTATACACTGGTTGAGCAGCGATTAGATGTTGACACAGTTTCCAATACAACAGCTGTGCAATGGGACATTGATCGTGGTAAACTCGCTTATATTGGTGCAACAACCATAAACGGAAACGAGCGGGTGCCGTCAAAAAATATACTTCGTCAGGTTGCTTATGAGGAAGGAGAGGTTTGGAGTAAAATGAAGATCGACCAAACGCAGAAACAAATCTACAGCCAGGGAAATTACAGAGTAGCCTCTATCCGTACAAAAATGGGTGAAGAACAGCCTGACACCATCCCGCTGCAAATATATATCAGGGAGGCCCCGCGTTGGTCGGTAAGATTTGGTGCCGGTTACGGACGCGAAGATAAACTAAGAGCGTTTACCGATGTGCAGTACCTGGGTTTTCTGACTCATACCGGCCGTTTAAATCTGTATGCCAAGCGTTCGGGGCTTGAACCTTACAATGTTTACCTTAAATTCTCGCAACCATCGTTTCTGGTGCCCATTAATACCTTAACCATTCACCCTTTTATTATGGAACAGGATGAACCCGGTTATAAACTGCAAAGAATGGGAGCCAGCCTGACTTTTCTGCAAAACTTTTCGAAAGAACTAAATACTTCAATTGGGCTTATTTATGAAGATGTAGAGCAGGATACTTCCCAATATTTTGGTGAATTTAGTGCTGAATATGATGAATCGATATACAGTAAAACGGGAGTGGTTTTAGGAGCGATATACAATAATTCTGATCCTATTCTTGACCCGGTTCAGGGGTATTCTGTTTCGTTCAATATAAAAACGAACGATATAACGTTTGGCGGAAATATCCCTTTCTACCGGATTCTTACGGAATACAAAACTTATTTTGGAATACAACGTGGAGTAGTATTGGCATTGAAAGGAAAAATCGGGGGAATTAAACGAACCGACAATGCTGACTTTATTCCGGTGGAAGAGAAGTTTTTTGCCGGCGGAAGTCATTCGGTGCGTGGTTGGTCGAGAGGCGATCTTGGCCCACACAATGAATACGGCACTCCCATTGGCGGAAACAGTCTGCTGGAAGCCACTACTGAATTCAGGTTTGATATAGGACGACGATTGAAGTTCAATTTATTTATGGATGCGGGTAATGTCTGGCAAAAGAGTTTTGAGTATCACATTACAGATCTTCACTACGCTGCCGGTGCCGGATTACGAATAAAAACGCCAATGGGGCCTGCCGGAATTGATTTTGCACGGCCGGTTTTCGACAGTGATAACAAATGGCAAATTCATTTTAATATAGGTCACTCTTTCTAA
- a CDS encoding gluconate:H+ symporter, protein MGTPFLIFMVLSAVALLLFMVLKLKISAFIALLITAIYVGILAGMPLKQITQSIQDGMAGTLGFVATVVGLGAIFGQMLESSGGAESLAHYLVKKFGKDRASWAMVVTGFIIAIPVFFDVGFIILVPIIYALSRDTKKSLLYYGIPLLAGLAATHSFIPPTPGPVAVADIVNVQLGWVILLGLIIGFPTAIIAGPVWGKFISKKIHLTPPEEFMIQTEKEYDENNLPSFRLIALIIAVPLFLILVNTFTGLAVSKNVVEQSIYTNILEFLGHPFSALIIATLIAIYFLCIKRGMGKEKVLELSTKALGPAGIIILITGAGGVLKQILVDSGIGKIMAESMANSALPPILLAWILAAIVRVTQGSSTVAMITAAGIIAPVLGEFGLNDPQRALVVLSIASGATLLSHVNDSGFWLVGKYFGMNEKQTLQSWAVMESIIAVCGLAFTMLASMFF, encoded by the coding sequence ATGGGTACACCTTTTCTGATTTTTATGGTGCTTTCAGCAGTTGCCTTGCTGCTTTTCATGGTACTAAAACTCAAAATCTCGGCATTTATCGCTTTACTTATCACCGCCATTTATGTGGGAATTCTGGCCGGCATGCCACTAAAACAAATCACACAATCCATACAGGATGGAATGGCCGGAACATTAGGTTTTGTCGCTACAGTTGTAGGCCTCGGTGCCATTTTTGGACAAATGCTGGAAAGTTCCGGCGGTGCAGAATCACTGGCTCACTACCTGGTTAAAAAGTTTGGAAAAGACCGCGCCTCATGGGCAATGGTTGTTACAGGTTTTATTATTGCCATCCCGGTTTTTTTCGATGTGGGTTTCATTATCCTTGTACCAATTATTTATGCCCTTTCGCGCGACACAAAAAAATCGTTATTATACTACGGGATCCCGTTACTGGCCGGGCTGGCTGCCACGCACAGCTTCATTCCTCCAACGCCAGGACCAGTTGCAGTAGCTGATATTGTTAATGTACAACTGGGCTGGGTGATTTTACTTGGACTGATCATTGGTTTTCCAACAGCGATAATTGCCGGTCCTGTTTGGGGAAAATTTATTTCCAAGAAGATACACCTCACTCCGCCGGAAGAATTTATGATACAAACCGAGAAAGAGTATGATGAAAACAACCTCCCGTCGTTTCGTTTAATTGCTTTAATTATTGCTGTTCCATTGTTCCTGATTTTAGTCAATACTTTTACCGGACTTGCCGTTTCGAAAAATGTGGTGGAGCAAAGTATTTATACCAATATTCTTGAATTTCTGGGGCACCCTTTTTCTGCGCTGATCATCGCAACGCTTATTGCCATTTACTTTCTATGCATAAAACGCGGAATGGGTAAAGAAAAAGTATTGGAGTTGTCGACCAAAGCACTTGGCCCGGCAGGAATTATTATACTGATAACCGGTGCCGGCGGCGTTTTAAAACAAATTCTGGTAGATAGTGGAATTGGAAAGATCATGGCAGAATCGATGGCAAATTCTGCACTTCCTCCTATTTTGTTGGCCTGGATTTTAGCAGCCATTGTACGCGTAACACAAGGTTCTTCAACAGTTGCCATGATCACCGCTGCAGGAATTATTGCACCGGTACTCGGCGAGTTTGGATTGAATGATCCACAACGCGCACTGGTAGTTTTATCCATTGCATCTGGAGCAACTTTGCTTTCGCATGTAAACGACAGCGGATTCTGGTTGGTAGGTAAATATTTTGGCATGAACGAAAAACAAACCCTGCAAAGCTGGGCGGTTATGGAATCGATAATTGCAGTTTGCGGACTGGCTTTTACAATGTTGGCCAGTATGTTTTTTTAA
- a CDS encoding GNAT family N-acetyltransferase: MTFKFKHFTELTTSELYDILQLRAEIFVVEQDCVYNDIDGLDKDAIHQFLEKEGQIVAYSRLLKPGTRFNDYSIGRVVVKESERGTGLGIKMMEEAITYIIENWKPDKIKISAQKYLRKFYEDLGFKIITDEYFEDGIPHYGMLFQKQAN; encoded by the coding sequence ATGACTTTTAAATTCAAACATTTCACAGAACTCACAACATCCGAACTTTACGATATCCTTCAACTTCGGGCTGAGATTTTTGTGGTTGAACAAGACTGCGTTTACAACGATATAGATGGGTTGGATAAAGATGCCATCCACCAGTTTCTGGAAAAAGAAGGGCAAATTGTGGCTTACTCTCGTTTATTAAAACCGGGTACACGTTTTAACGATTATTCCATTGGGCGTGTTGTCGTGAAAGAATCGGAGCGCGGAACAGGATTGGGAATCAAGATGATGGAAGAAGCCATAACTTACATTATTGAAAACTGGAAGCCCGATAAAATAAAAATCAGTGCACAAAAATACCTGCGTAAATTTTACGAAGATCTGGGATTTAAAATAATAACTGACGAATACTTTGAAGATGGCATCCCGCATTATGGGATGTTGTTTCAAAAACAAGCGAATTAA
- a CDS encoding peroxiredoxin translates to MKHIVFATLLLVSTLSTLAQELNIGDKAPVFSTKADDGSTWNVKDYLGDKFIVVYFYPAAMTGGCTKQACAYRDMKTEIDEANAVVVGISGDNVEGLKLFKKANDLNFPLLSDESGEIAKKFGVPVRDGGTITREIDGKEFDLVRGATASRWTFIIDKKGTIVYKNTEVDASKDSAEILEFIKNNS, encoded by the coding sequence ATGAAACATATTGTATTTGCCACATTACTGCTTGTATCGACCCTAAGTACATTAGCGCAGGAATTAAATATTGGAGACAAAGCACCGGTATTTTCAACAAAAGCCGACGATGGCTCAACCTGGAATGTAAAGGACTATTTGGGCGACAAGTTTATTGTAGTTTATTTTTATCCGGCAGCAATGACAGGAGGTTGTACAAAACAAGCCTGTGCCTACCGCGACATGAAAACCGAGATTGACGAAGCCAATGCTGTTGTTGTTGGAATTAGTGGTGATAATGTTGAAGGATTGAAACTGTTTAAAAAGGCCAACGATCTTAATTTCCCTTTACTTTCGGATGAAAGTGGTGAAATTGCCAAAAAATTTGGCGTTCCTGTGCGCGATGGAGGAACAATAACCCGCGAAATTGACGGGAAAGAATTTGATCTGGTTCGGGGCGCCACTGCATCACGCTGGACATTCATAATCGACAAAAAAGGCACTATCGTTTATAAAAATACAGAAGTTGACGCAAGTAAAGACTCTGCTGAAATTTTGGAATTTATCAAAAACAATTCATAA